One genomic segment of Acinetobacter sp. C26M includes these proteins:
- a CDS encoding glycerate kinase, which translates to MKVVIAPDSFKDSLSAHGIAQAIALGWQQVFPDAEIIQCPMADGGEGSIEAVLEVCSGQWREQMVQGPLGEPVLAKWGWLDAKKIAIIEMAQASGIQLLQPSQRDACHSSTYGTGQLILAALDAGAKQIILTIGGSATNDAGTGLLNALGAKFLDADHRVLPAGGLALLNLVQIDLQNFDSRIQQTKFLLAADVTNPLCGPNGASHIFGPQKGASPHQVLELDQALAHFADVTAQYFGFDQRNEAGAGAAGGLGFAAKTFLKAEFRSGVEVIAELNQLTAKIQGADWVITGEGKFDEQTLNGKTPFGVAKIAQAANVPVIVIAGTLGENYQALYSHGISAAFSLTSGPTSLEAACQNAAELIRARTTDIARLIQSSMLRKE; encoded by the coding sequence ATGAAAGTTGTGATTGCCCCAGACTCATTTAAGGACAGCCTATCTGCACATGGCATTGCTCAAGCAATTGCTTTAGGTTGGCAACAAGTCTTTCCTGATGCAGAAATCATTCAATGCCCTATGGCGGATGGTGGTGAAGGTTCTATCGAAGCAGTATTAGAAGTTTGTTCGGGGCAATGGCGTGAGCAGATGGTACAAGGCCCACTTGGTGAACCTGTACTAGCAAAATGGGGCTGGTTAGATGCTAAAAAGATTGCCATCATTGAAATGGCTCAAGCCAGTGGTATTCAACTGCTTCAACCATCACAACGCGATGCATGTCATAGCAGTACTTATGGCACTGGACAACTGATTCTCGCAGCACTAGATGCAGGTGCTAAGCAAATCATTCTGACGATTGGCGGTAGCGCAACCAATGATGCAGGTACAGGTTTACTCAATGCATTAGGTGCTAAATTTCTAGATGCAGATCATCGAGTCTTGCCTGCTGGTGGTCTTGCCCTGCTAAACTTAGTACAGATCGATCTGCAAAATTTTGATTCACGAATTCAACAGACTAAATTTTTATTGGCTGCCGATGTGACCAATCCTTTATGTGGACCAAATGGTGCTTCACATATTTTTGGACCACAAAAAGGGGCTTCACCTCATCAAGTGTTGGAGTTAGATCAAGCCCTCGCCCATTTTGCCGATGTTACTGCTCAATACTTTGGTTTTGACCAACGCAATGAGGCTGGTGCAGGAGCCGCAGGCGGGCTTGGTTTTGCCGCAAAAACATTCTTAAAGGCTGAGTTTCGATCTGGAGTCGAAGTCATTGCAGAGCTAAATCAGCTTACTGCCAAAATCCAAGGGGCGGATTGGGTGATTACAGGTGAAGGAAAGTTTGATGAGCAGACTTTAAATGGAAAAACACCTTTTGGCGTCGCCAAAATTGCACAAGCTGCCAATGTACCCGTCATCGTGATAGCAGGAACGCTTGGAGAGAATTATCAAGCACTTTACTCACATGGTATTAGTGCTGCTTTTTCTTTAACTTCAGGCCCGACCAGCCTAGAAGCAGCCTGTCAAAATGCAGCAGAGCTGATTCGTGCACGGACAACAGATATCGCACGGTTGATTCAAAGCAGCATGCTTAGAAAAGAATAA
- a CDS encoding glyoxalase superfamily protein, with protein MQSGSITPILRIFDIKLAQSFYLDYLGFQLDWQHTFGDNFPIYLQISKDDCIIHLSEHFGDASPHSAIRIYWENLSLLHAELDAKDYKFAKPQIEKTDWETLELSITDPFSNRIIFWEDA; from the coding sequence ATGCAATCTGGCTCAATTACACCGATTCTACGTATTTTCGATATAAAACTCGCCCAATCATTTTACCTTGACTACTTAGGCTTCCAGCTCGATTGGCAACATACTTTTGGGGATAACTTCCCTATTTATCTACAGATTTCCAAAGATGATTGCATCATTCATTTATCTGAACATTTCGGTGATGCTAGCCCGCATAGTGCGATTCGTATTTATTGGGAGAATCTCAGTTTGCTTCATGCAGAATTGGATGCAAAAGATTATAAATTTGCCAAACCTCAAATTGAGAAAACGGACTGGGAAACATTGGAACTGAGTATCACCGATCCATTTTCAAATCGAATTATCTTTTGGGAAGATGCCTAA
- the carO gene encoding ornithine uptake porin CarO codes for MKALRVMLAAGALTAIAGTAFAADEQVVKESVYAFPSYLDPVSVRAEVGTTGYGGAISYKVNPYVGLSLGYNGGDISWSDDIKVNGSTYDVDMDNKTAYLNAEVRPWGTSESVFAKSLYVAAGVAYLDNDYDLTRNVSATRAFRVNNQDFLANAGGVKIDGKMEYKNDIAPYVGFGFAPKIYKNIGLFGEVGAYYTGNPKVTLTSTGTATTTGSQSLTEAVNAEAHKIANDDKYQWLPVGKVGVSFNF; via the coding sequence ATGAAAGCTTTGCGTGTTATGTTAGCAGCAGGTGCTTTAACAGCGATTGCAGGTACTGCATTTGCAGCAGATGAGCAAGTTGTGAAGGAATCAGTTTATGCATTCCCTTCATACTTAGATCCAGTTTCAGTTCGTGCTGAAGTAGGTACAACAGGCTATGGTGGTGCTATTTCATATAAAGTCAATCCATATGTAGGCTTGTCATTGGGTTACAATGGTGGCGATATCTCTTGGTCAGATGACATCAAAGTAAATGGCTCAACTTATGATGTAGACATGGACAATAAAACTGCATATTTAAATGCTGAAGTGCGTCCATGGGGAACAAGTGAAAGCGTATTTGCTAAATCTCTATATGTAGCAGCTGGTGTGGCTTATTTAGATAATGATTATGATTTAACTCGTAATGTAAGTGCAACTCGTGCTTTCCGCGTGAATAATCAAGACTTCTTGGCGAATGCTGGTGGCGTTAAAATCGATGGTAAGATGGAGTATAAAAATGACATCGCACCATATGTAGGCTTTGGTTTTGCACCAAAAATTTACAAAAATATCGGTCTTTTTGGTGAAGTAGGTGCATATTACACTGGTAATCCAAAGGTTACTTTGACATCTACAGGTACAGCAACGACTACGGGTAGTCAGTCTTTAACTGAAGCTGTTAATGCTGAAGCTCATAAAATTGCGAATGACGACAAATATCAATGGTTGCCAGTTGGTAAAGTGGGTGTAAGCTTTAATTTCTAA
- a CDS encoding CAP domain-containing protein, with the protein MTHLNAFLPLSLLFFLAACNSNAPTTFQDSLPLVTQIQKSATEIRCQDLQNPAYQQVILNAINEIRQHPRQCGGQHFPAVAPLRWNNHLYQSAYAHAEDMAQYSVLGHVSSTGQDFRTRLKQTQFKGRGGGENVARGQKNLNDVMATWLASPVHCRNLMHPKFTDYALACTVDTSTKQKSYWTQQFGVR; encoded by the coding sequence ATGACTCATCTCAATGCTTTTTTGCCCCTATCCTTGTTATTTTTTCTAGCGGCATGTAACTCCAATGCACCGACCACTTTTCAAGACTCTCTCCCCTTAGTCACACAAATTCAAAAATCAGCGACCGAAATACGCTGCCAAGACCTACAAAACCCTGCCTATCAACAGGTCATTCTGAATGCAATTAATGAAATTCGACAACATCCACGTCAATGTGGTGGACAGCATTTTCCCGCAGTTGCACCACTTAGATGGAACAATCACTTATATCAAAGTGCCTATGCTCATGCTGAAGACATGGCACAGTACAGTGTGCTTGGACATGTGAGTAGCACAGGTCAGGATTTTAGAACCCGTTTAAAACAAACACAATTTAAAGGTCGAGGCGGTGGTGAAAACGTTGCACGTGGGCAAAAAAACTTAAATGATGTGATGGCTACATGGCTAGCCAGTCCAGTGCATTGTCGCAATTTAATGCATCCAAAATTTACAGATTATGCGCTAGCCTGTACAGTCGATACATCAACCAAGCAAAAGAGTTATTGGACTCAACAATTTGGTGTCCGATAA
- a CDS encoding diphthine--ammonia ligase, which produces MQDQWKTNADQRRSIVSFSGGKDSSLALYHAMQTGTVIGLIVMLEEQGQRSRSHAMPLDIIRAQADSIGLPVYMTSSSWADYETKFIALLNQAKLQGAEVLVTGDLDMPEHGCWHDQVTQQVGLKLGMPLWLRPHREVVEEFINLGFKSVIVTVNLKLGMQAEDLGKILTLDYIQELENRGIDPCGEGGEFHTTVIDGPIFNKAIPVRRGDIVYHEEYAFLPLEFEQN; this is translated from the coding sequence ATGCAAGACCAATGGAAAACCAATGCGGATCAAAGGCGATCAATCGTCTCTTTTAGTGGTGGCAAAGACAGTTCCCTCGCCTTATACCATGCTATGCAGACAGGTACTGTGATCGGGCTGATTGTGATGCTGGAAGAACAGGGTCAACGTTCTCGGTCACACGCGATGCCGCTGGATATTATCCGTGCACAAGCAGATTCAATTGGTTTACCTGTGTATATGACGTCATCGAGTTGGGCTGATTATGAAACAAAGTTTATTGCGCTACTCAATCAAGCCAAACTACAAGGTGCTGAAGTACTGGTAACAGGTGATCTAGATATGCCTGAACATGGCTGTTGGCATGATCAAGTGACTCAGCAAGTGGGACTAAAATTGGGCATGCCACTTTGGTTACGCCCCCACCGTGAAGTGGTCGAAGAATTTATTAATCTGGGATTCAAAAGTGTCATTGTGACAGTCAACCTAAAGCTTGGTATGCAAGCTGAGGATCTGGGTAAAATTTTAACCCTAGACTATATCCAAGAATTAGAAAATCGTGGCATTGACCCATGTGGTGAAGGTGGAGAATTCCACACCACTGTGATTGATGGACCAATTTTTAACAAAGCTATTCCTGTACGTCGTGGCGATATTGTTTATCATGAGGAATATGCTTTTTTACCGCTTGAGTTTGAACAAAATTAA
- a CDS encoding enoyl-CoA hydratase-related protein: protein MTLSCIQQPHQHLQANLEDGVLTLAINRSEAKNALYGELYLWIAKALDEADADKNVRVVIFRGAEQDFTAGNDMKDFMGFIQKPHEGKAGDQPPFVLLKAAARFSKPLIIAVKGVAIGIGVTLLLHADLVFADNTALFQIPFVSLGLSPEGAASRLLVKQAGYQKAAELLFTAKKFDAATAVKANLVNDVVEDVYATAQQTAQHLAALPLASIKQSKALMKQDLAEIIACVDDEAEIFMQRVRSPEMMEAVQAFMQKRKPDFSQFN, encoded by the coding sequence ATGACACTTAGCTGTATTCAACAACCTCATCAACATTTGCAAGCAAATTTAGAAGATGGCGTACTCACCTTAGCCATTAACCGTTCAGAAGCAAAAAATGCACTCTATGGCGAACTTTATCTTTGGATTGCAAAAGCTTTGGATGAAGCCGATGCCGATAAAAACGTTCGTGTGGTGATCTTCCGTGGTGCAGAACAAGACTTTACTGCGGGTAATGACATGAAAGACTTTATGGGCTTTATCCAAAAGCCACATGAAGGTAAAGCTGGCGATCAACCTCCATTTGTATTGTTAAAAGCTGCTGCACGTTTTTCTAAGCCATTGATCATTGCGGTCAAAGGTGTCGCAATTGGTATTGGTGTAACGCTGCTATTACATGCTGACCTCGTTTTCGCAGATAATACTGCCCTGTTCCAAATTCCATTTGTCAGCCTTGGTCTGTCTCCAGAAGGTGCTGCAAGTCGTTTATTGGTTAAACAAGCAGGTTATCAAAAAGCAGCTGAGTTGCTATTTACTGCGAAGAAATTTGATGCAGCAACTGCTGTTAAAGCAAATCTGGTAAATGATGTGGTTGAAGATGTCTATGCAACTGCACAACAAACAGCTCAACATTTAGCTGCATTGCCATTGGCTTCAATCAAACAAAGTAAGGCTTTGATGAAACAAGACTTGGCTGAAATCATCGCTTGTGTAGATGATGAAGCTGAAATCTTTATGCAACGTGTGCGTTCTCCTGAAATGATGGAAGCTGTTCAAGCCTTTATGCAAAAGCGTAAACCTGATTTTTCTCAGTTTAATTAA
- a CDS encoding CysB family HTH-type transcriptional regulator, with protein sequence MNFQQLRIIRETVRQNFNLTEASAALYTSQSGVSKHIKDLEDELGVQLFVRKGKRLLGLTEPGQSLLSIVERMLVDADNIKRLADDFNKVDEGTLTIATTHTQARYVLPPIVNQFKKLFPKVHLVLQQASPVEIAEMLLQGEADIGIATESLTTEDNLASVPYYEWHHSIITPKDHPLAKLDKISLDVLAEYPLITYHGGFTGRSKIDKAFEDAQLHADIVMSALDADVIKTYVELNMGVGIVNDVAYDAERDYRLQQIKTDVFGVNTTWIAVRKGHLLRGYGYEFISLCSPETDIKALKKVAYPEE encoded by the coding sequence ATGAACTTCCAACAACTCAGAATTATTCGAGAAACTGTTCGCCAAAACTTTAATTTAACCGAAGCATCTGCGGCACTTTATACCTCCCAATCTGGTGTCAGTAAACACATTAAAGATTTAGAAGATGAATTAGGCGTACAGCTATTTGTACGTAAAGGTAAACGCTTATTAGGCCTCACCGAACCCGGTCAATCATTATTAAGTATTGTAGAACGCATGCTAGTCGATGCTGACAATATTAAACGTCTAGCCGATGATTTTAATAAAGTGGATGAAGGTACACTGACTATCGCGACTACGCATACTCAGGCTCGTTATGTACTGCCACCAATTGTGAATCAGTTTAAAAAGTTATTTCCAAAAGTACATTTGGTATTACAACAAGCGAGCCCTGTTGAGATTGCAGAAATGCTACTTCAAGGTGAAGCAGATATTGGTATTGCAACCGAGTCATTAACAACAGAAGATAATTTGGCAAGCGTACCTTATTATGAATGGCACCACAGCATCATTACACCGAAAGATCACCCTCTAGCGAAACTAGATAAAATCAGCTTGGACGTCTTAGCTGAATATCCGTTGATTACTTATCATGGTGGTTTTACTGGACGTTCGAAAATTGACAAGGCATTTGAAGATGCACAATTGCATGCCGATATTGTAATGTCGGCACTCGATGCCGATGTCATCAAAACCTATGTTGAACTGAATATGGGCGTTGGGATTGTCAATGATGTCGCTTATGATGCTGAACGTGACTACCGTTTGCAACAAATTAAAACTGATGTGTTTGGTGTGAATACCACATGGATTGCGGTACGCAAAGGACACCTTCTCCGTGGCTATGGTTATGAGTTTATTTCGCTCTGCTCACCAGAGACCGACATTAAAGCACTGAAAAAAGTGGCTTACCCTGAAGAATAA
- the queE gene encoding 7-carboxy-7-deazaguanine synthase QueE, which yields MASLRSSAIPVSDPAAGLRITEIFYSLQGEANTFGLPTVFIRLTGCPLRCSYCDTTYSFEGGERLSLEHIIETASQHKTPYICVTGGEPLAQPNCLILLQRLCDLGFEVSLETSGALDVSKVDPRVSKVLDLKTPTSKEDHRNLYSNLDYLTPHDQIKFVICNRADYEWSKQQLEQFQLQDKVSTVWFSPAFAIEKGAVALPALARDLAQWILEDHLPVRFQLQLHKLLWNDESGR from the coding sequence ATGGCTTCCTTACGTTCTTCTGCAATTCCTGTCTCTGATCCTGCGGCTGGTTTGCGCATCACGGAGATCTTTTACTCTTTGCAAGGCGAAGCGAATACGTTTGGTCTACCGACTGTTTTTATTCGTTTAACAGGTTGCCCTTTACGCTGTAGTTATTGCGATACCACCTACTCTTTTGAAGGCGGTGAGCGTTTATCGCTTGAACACATTATCGAAACTGCAAGTCAGCATAAAACCCCCTATATTTGTGTCACTGGCGGCGAGCCGCTTGCTCAGCCAAATTGCCTGATTTTATTACAGCGTCTGTGTGACCTCGGGTTTGAAGTTTCCCTAGAAACCAGTGGCGCCTTAGATGTGTCTAAAGTCGACCCACGTGTTTCTAAAGTGCTTGATTTAAAAACACCGACCTCTAAAGAAGATCATCGAAATCTATACAGTAATCTTGACTATTTAACACCCCATGATCAGATTAAATTTGTGATTTGTAATCGTGCGGATTATGAGTGGTCTAAACAACAACTTGAACAATTCCAGTTGCAAGATAAAGTGAGTACTGTATGGTTCTCACCTGCTTTTGCAATTGAAAAAGGTGCTGTCGCCCTGCCTGCTTTGGCGCGTGACTTAGCTCAATGGATTTTAGAAGACCATCTCCCTGTTCGTTTCCAACTACAGTTACATAAGCTGTTATGGAATGATGAATCTGGTCGTTAA
- the cysW gene encoding sulfate ABC transporter permease subunit CysW produces the protein MSLNTNGNALALKLQARDATREPTWVRYTLIGVALIFFLSCLILPLILVFVEAFKQGLTVYINALTDSDTLSAVKLTLLTAAIAVPINVMFGVAAAWAVAKFQFRGKAILTTIIDMPFSVSPVIAGLMLVLIFGTQGWMGSWLMDHDIKILYAVPAIVLATIFITVPFVARELIPLMEAQGTEEEEAAIVLGASGWQTFWKVTLPNIKWGLIYGVILCNARAMGEFGAVSVVSGHIRGQTNTLPLHVEILYNEYTFSAAFAVSSLLAFLAIITLILKTWLEVRQDQANEHQPNH, from the coding sequence ATGAGTCTAAATACCAATGGCAATGCTTTAGCGCTTAAATTACAAGCCAGAGATGCAACCCGAGAACCCACTTGGGTCCGTTATACCTTGATTGGTGTTGCTCTGATCTTTTTCCTGAGCTGTTTAATCCTACCGCTGATTTTGGTTTTTGTTGAAGCATTTAAACAAGGTTTGACCGTTTATATCAATGCTTTAACCGATTCAGATACTTTATCTGCTGTGAAACTGACCTTACTCACTGCCGCGATTGCAGTGCCAATTAATGTGATGTTTGGTGTTGCAGCAGCATGGGCGGTGGCAAAGTTCCAGTTCCGTGGTAAAGCGATCTTAACCACCATTATTGATATGCCTTTTTCGGTATCACCAGTCATTGCAGGTTTAATGTTGGTTCTGATTTTTGGTACACAGGGCTGGATGGGCAGTTGGTTAATGGATCATGACATCAAAATCTTGTATGCCGTGCCTGCGATTGTATTAGCCACGATTTTTATTACTGTTCCTTTTGTTGCTCGTGAACTAATTCCATTAATGGAAGCGCAAGGGACTGAGGAAGAAGAAGCAGCGATTGTACTTGGTGCTTCAGGTTGGCAAACCTTCTGGAAAGTAACCCTACCAAATATCAAATGGGGTTTGATTTACGGCGTGATTCTATGTAATGCCCGTGCAATGGGTGAGTTTGGTGCCGTTTCTGTCGTTTCAGGACATATTCGCGGTCAAACCAACACCTTACCGTTACACGTCGAGATTCTTTATAACGAATATACCTTTAGTGCTGCATTTGCTGTGTCTTCATTACTGGCATTTTTAGCGATCATTACATTGATTTTGAAAACTTGGCTTGAAGTACGCCAAGACCAAGCAAATGAACATCAACCAAATCACTAA
- a CDS encoding nicotinate-nicotinamide nucleotide adenylyltransferase produces MYTFDYLVFIGRFQPFHLAHMQTIEIALQQSQNVILALGSAQSERNIKNPFLATEREQMILSNFSAQDQKRIHFVHVVDVYNDEKWVKQVKDLVNTVIQSNVKVGLIGHFKDESSYYLRLFPEWQMVELDSLKDSISATPMREAYYRGEIQTEFFPEGTIQFLREFQKSEIYQQLQQKFKHNDRSNIDES; encoded by the coding sequence ATGTACACATTTGACTATCTTGTTTTTATTGGACGCTTCCAGCCATTTCATCTGGCGCATATGCAAACCATTGAAATTGCATTACAGCAAAGTCAGAACGTGATCTTGGCTTTGGGCTCGGCTCAATCTGAACGGAATATCAAAAATCCCTTTTTAGCCACTGAACGTGAACAGATGATTTTGTCGAATTTTTCTGCACAAGATCAAAAACGGATTCATTTTGTTCATGTTGTAGATGTGTATAACGATGAAAAATGGGTTAAACAAGTTAAAGATTTGGTCAATACTGTTATTCAATCTAATGTGAAAGTGGGTTTAATCGGTCATTTCAAGGATGAATCTTCGTATTATTTACGTTTATTCCCAGAATGGCAGATGGTGGAACTGGATAGTTTGAAAGATTCAATTTCAGCAACGCCAATGCGTGAAGCTTATTATCGGGGAGAGATTCAAACTGAATTTTTTCCTGAAGGGACAATCCAGTTTCTGAGAGAATTTCAAAAATCAGAGATATATCAACAATTACAGCAAAAATTTAAGCACAATGATCGCTCCAATATCGATGAGTCTTAA
- a CDS encoding TOBE-like domain-containing protein: MSIQVKNIEKHFGAFHALKNISLDFPEGELVALLGPSGCGKTTLLRIIAGLESADGGQVLLEGEDATDIHVRERQVGFVFQHYALFRHMTVFDNIAFGLRVRPRATRPSEAEIKKRVTRLLDLVQLGFLADRYPAQLSGGQRQRIALARALAVEPRVLLLDEPFGALDAKVRKELRRWLRTLHDELHITSIFVTHDQEEALEVADQIIVMNKGDVEQIGSPREVYEKPATPFVFDFLGQANRFEGEHTDGIIRIGDDRIQLPTLLDAPQGKVIAFARPNELHIHTQPQANTIEATFLREVWIAGRVVAELQDRSGRTIEILLSVEEANLHQFKPNQTVWISAAQLHLFADQTTQVA; encoded by the coding sequence ATGAGTATTCAAGTTAAAAATATTGAAAAACACTTTGGTGCATTCCATGCGCTCAAAAATATTTCGTTAGACTTTCCTGAAGGTGAATTGGTTGCCCTACTTGGTCCTTCAGGCTGCGGAAAAACTACCTTATTACGTATTATCGCAGGCTTAGAATCTGCAGATGGTGGTCAGGTTTTACTTGAAGGTGAAGATGCAACGGACATCCATGTACGTGAGCGTCAGGTTGGTTTCGTGTTTCAACACTATGCCCTGTTCCGCCACATGACTGTTTTTGACAATATTGCCTTTGGTTTACGCGTTCGCCCTCGTGCAACACGCCCTTCAGAAGCTGAAATCAAAAAACGTGTAACGCGCTTACTGGATTTGGTACAACTCGGCTTCTTGGCAGACCGTTACCCTGCTCAACTTTCTGGTGGTCAGCGTCAACGTATTGCATTGGCACGTGCCTTAGCCGTTGAGCCACGTGTTTTACTCTTAGATGAGCCTTTTGGTGCACTTGATGCCAAAGTTCGTAAAGAATTACGCCGCTGGTTACGTACCTTACATGATGAGCTACATATCACTTCAATTTTTGTAACCCATGACCAAGAAGAAGCATTAGAAGTGGCTGACCAGATCATCGTCATGAACAAAGGTGATGTCGAGCAAATCGGTTCACCACGTGAAGTGTATGAAAAACCAGCAACCCCGTTTGTTTTTGATTTCCTTGGTCAAGCAAATCGTTTTGAAGGTGAGCATACTGACGGTATTATCCGTATCGGCGATGACCGTATTCAGCTACCGACTCTACTAGATGCGCCACAAGGGAAAGTCATTGCATTTGCACGACCAAATGAATTACATATTCATACCCAACCTCAAGCCAATACCATTGAGGCAACGTTCTTACGTGAGGTGTGGATTGCAGGCAGAGTTGTGGCGGAATTACAAGATCGTAGTGGACGTACTATCGAAATTTTATTAAGTGTAGAAGAAGCGAACTTACATCAATTCAAACCAAATCAAACCGTTTGGATCAGTGCAGCTCAACTTCATTTATTCGCAGATCAAACAACGCAAGTTGCTTAA
- the queC gene encoding 7-cyano-7-deazaguanine synthase QueC produces the protein MRSRAIVLLSGGLDSTTCLAWAQANYECIALSFMYGQRSTTELDAAKALAQRAGVEHRVINIDLGNLGGSALTDHNIEVPEQLQEGIPVTYVPARNTIFLSYALAAAEVFDAEAIVIGVNAVDYSGYPDCRPEFIDAFANLARLATKAGVEGKPLKIETPLLHLSKANIIRLGIEHGVDYSQTVSCYQADAQGRACGKCDSCRLRQQGFIEAGIADPTRYAE, from the coding sequence ATGCGTTCTCGTGCCATCGTATTATTGTCTGGTGGCTTAGACTCAACAACGTGTCTTGCCTGGGCACAAGCAAACTATGAATGTATTGCTTTAAGTTTTATGTACGGTCAACGTTCGACGACTGAGCTTGATGCAGCAAAGGCGCTTGCACAACGTGCAGGTGTTGAACATCGTGTCATTAATATTGATTTAGGCAATTTAGGCGGTTCAGCGCTTACAGATCATAACATTGAAGTCCCAGAACAATTACAAGAAGGCATTCCTGTAACTTATGTTCCAGCACGTAACACAATTTTCTTGTCTTATGCCCTTGCAGCAGCAGAAGTTTTTGACGCTGAAGCCATTGTCATTGGAGTCAATGCTGTTGATTATTCAGGGTATCCAGACTGTCGTCCTGAATTTATTGACGCTTTTGCCAATTTGGCTCGTCTTGCAACAAAAGCTGGCGTTGAAGGAAAACCCCTTAAAATTGAAACACCTCTGTTACATTTATCCAAAGCGAATATTATACGCTTAGGTATTGAACATGGCGTAGACTATAGTCAAACGGTATCCTGCTATCAGGCAGATGCTCAAGGACGTGCATGTGGCAAATGCGACAGCTGTCGTTTACGTCAACAAGGTTTTATCGAAGCAGGTATTGCGGATCCAACGCGTTACGCTGAATAA
- the dapD gene encoding 2,3,4,5-tetrahydropyridine-2,6-dicarboxylate N-succinyltransferase, producing MSQLSTIIEQAFEDRANYSATDCPTEIRQAVEEALTALDNGTLRVAEKIDGEWVVHQWLKKAVLLSFKLNDNKPIEACDLRFYDKVDTKYASWTEEQFKAAGVRVVPPAVARRGSFQAKNVILMPSYVNIGAYVDEGTMVDTWATVGSCAQIGKNVHLSGGVGIGGVLEPLQANPTIIEDNCFIGARSEIVEGVIVEEGSVISMGVFIGQSTKIFDRETGEVHYGRVPAGSVVVAGSLPSKCGTYSLYAAIIVKKVDAKTRAKTSLNDLLRAD from the coding sequence ATGTCTCAGCTTTCTACAATCATTGAGCAAGCATTTGAAGACCGTGCCAACTATAGCGCAACGGACTGCCCAACAGAAATTCGCCAAGCTGTAGAAGAAGCATTGACTGCTTTAGACAACGGCACACTTCGTGTTGCGGAAAAAATCGATGGTGAATGGGTTGTTCACCAATGGTTAAAAAAGGCAGTTTTACTTTCATTCAAACTCAATGACAACAAGCCAATCGAAGCTTGTGATCTTCGTTTCTATGACAAAGTAGATACTAAATACGCAAGTTGGACTGAAGAACAATTCAAAGCTGCGGGTGTACGTGTTGTACCGCCAGCTGTAGCTCGTCGTGGTAGTTTCCAAGCGAAGAATGTGATTTTAATGCCTTCATATGTCAACATTGGTGCCTATGTAGATGAAGGTACAATGGTTGATACATGGGCAACTGTAGGTTCATGTGCACAAATCGGCAAAAATGTTCACTTATCTGGTGGTGTTGGGATCGGTGGTGTTTTAGAGCCATTACAAGCAAACCCGACGATTATTGAAGATAACTGCTTCATCGGTGCACGTTCTGAAATCGTTGAAGGCGTGATTGTTGAAGAAGGTTCTGTAATCTCAATGGGTGTTTTCATTGGTCAATCAACTAAGATCTTTGATCGTGAAACTGGTGAAGTTCACTACGGTCGCGTTCCAGCAGGTTCTGTGGTTGTTGCGGGTAGCCTTCCATCTAAATGCGGTACTTATAGCCTTTACGCTGCTATCATCGTGAAAAAAGTTGATGCAAAAACACGTGCAAAAACTAGCCTAAACGATTTATTACGCGCTGACTAA
- a CDS encoding peroxiredoxin yields MSENIQLPNHTFPTTQGEINLAETSSEWLVLYFYPKDSTPGCTTQAVGFSCLKDQFDALNCQIIGVSRDSVKTHQNFTEKQALTIDLISDKEEVLCKHFDVIKEKNMYGKQVMGIERSTFIFHNKQLVKSYRKVKAAGHAEQVLEDLKALQSA; encoded by the coding sequence ATGTCTGAGAATATTCAATTACCGAATCACACTTTCCCAACCACACAAGGTGAAATCAATCTGGCTGAGACTAGCAGTGAATGGTTGGTGCTTTATTTCTATCCAAAAGATTCAACTCCTGGTTGTACTACTCAGGCGGTAGGTTTTTCTTGCTTAAAAGATCAATTTGATGCATTAAACTGTCAAATTATTGGTGTATCACGCGATTCAGTTAAAACACATCAGAACTTTACTGAAAAACAAGCGCTGACAATTGATCTAATCAGTGACAAAGAAGAAGTACTGTGCAAGCATTTCGATGTGATTAAAGAAAAAAATATGTATGGCAAACAGGTGATGGGCATTGAGCGCTCAACTTTTATTTTCCATAATAAACAGTTGGTGAAAAGCTATCGTAAAGTCAAAGCTGCAGGACATGCTGAGCAAGTGCTTGAAGACTTAAAAGCATTACAATCGGCATAA